From a single Petroclostridium xylanilyticum genomic region:
- a CDS encoding alpha-galactosidase produces the protein MSIIYNESNRIFHLQAKDTSYVLQVLERGYVAHLYWGKKVKTSNLSHLLQFKERAFSPNPYPYDLSLSLDTLPQEYPAYGNTDFRSPAYQIQLENGSTISDLRYKSHKILKGKPQLKGLPATYIESEDEAETLQLELVDTVTGLEVILSYTVYEQFNAITRSVLFMNKGNQPLKILRALSMSVDFSDANFDFMQLSGAWARERHIKRRPLVSGSQSVESRRGTSSHQQNPFIALLRRDTNEDYGEAYGFNLVYSGNFLAQAEVDQYDNTRVSIGINPFDFTWILGPGEEFQTPEVVLVYSDSGIGKMSRTYHKLYRTRLCRGQYRDRVRPILINNWEATYFDFNAEKIESIAKSAKELGIELFVLDDGWFGKRDRDNCSLGDWFVNRKKFPEGLEDIVKKVNDMGMQFGLWFEPEMISADSDLYRAHPDWCLHVPNRPCSEGRNQLVLDLSRKEVCDAIIKMVSDILSSAPITYVKWDMNRHLTEIGSASLPAEKQRETAHRYVLGLYRIMDEITRAFPHILFESCSGGGGRFDPGILYYMPQTWTSDNTDAVSRLYIQYGTSIVYPVSTMGAHVSAVPNHQVHRNTSLEMRGNVAMSGNFGYELDLTKLTEEEKGIVKKQVAYYKDIRHLVQFGEFYRLISPFEGNEAAWMFVSEDQTEALVAYFNILAQPNPPMKKLRLKGLNPVINYRLMDTDKIYGGDELMFIGLNIPELKGDFQSVVWRFKISD, from the coding sequence ATGAGCATTATTTATAATGAGTCGAATAGAATCTTTCATTTACAGGCCAAAGATACAAGTTATGTTTTGCAGGTCTTGGAACGGGGCTATGTTGCTCACCTTTATTGGGGGAAAAAGGTAAAAACATCCAATTTGTCTCATCTATTACAATTTAAAGAGAGGGCTTTTTCTCCTAATCCGTATCCATACGACCTCAGCTTGTCTTTGGATACCCTTCCGCAGGAATATCCGGCATATGGGAATACGGATTTCCGTAGTCCCGCATACCAGATACAACTTGAGAATGGCTCTACAATTTCGGATTTAAGGTACAAATCCCATAAAATTTTAAAAGGCAAACCGCAATTAAAGGGTCTTCCGGCTACTTATATTGAAAGTGAGGATGAAGCGGAAACATTGCAGTTGGAATTGGTTGATACGGTAACCGGCCTGGAGGTGATACTATCCTATACAGTTTATGAACAATTTAATGCAATTACCAGATCAGTACTTTTTATGAACAAAGGAAACCAACCATTAAAAATCCTTCGTGCTTTAAGCATGAGTGTTGATTTTTCAGATGCGAATTTTGATTTCATGCAGCTTTCAGGAGCATGGGCCAGGGAAAGGCATATTAAAAGGCGTCCACTGGTATCGGGCAGCCAATCGGTTGAAAGCCGCAGGGGGACCAGCAGTCATCAACAAAATCCTTTTATAGCACTTTTACGCAGAGATACCAATGAGGACTATGGAGAGGCTTATGGTTTCAATCTGGTCTATAGCGGGAATTTTCTTGCTCAGGCTGAAGTTGACCAGTATGATAATACGCGTGTTTCAATAGGTATTAATCCGTTTGATTTTACATGGATACTGGGACCGGGTGAAGAATTTCAGACACCGGAAGTTGTACTTGTTTATTCGGACAGCGGTATAGGAAAGATGTCCAGGACCTATCATAAACTATACAGGACCAGGCTCTGCCGTGGACAATACAGGGACAGGGTAAGACCTATCCTTATCAATAACTGGGAAGCGACATATTTTGATTTTAATGCCGAAAAAATTGAAAGTATCGCAAAGAGTGCAAAGGAATTGGGCATAGAACTTTTTGTTCTGGATGATGGATGGTTTGGTAAAAGGGATCGTGATAACTGTTCATTGGGCGATTGGTTTGTTAACAGGAAAAAGTTCCCGGAGGGATTGGAAGATATCGTAAAAAAGGTAAATGATATGGGGATGCAGTTTGGCTTGTGGTTTGAACCAGAGATGATTTCAGCAGATAGTGATTTGTATCGGGCACATCCGGATTGGTGCCTGCATGTCCCCAATAGGCCCTGTTCCGAAGGAAGGAACCAATTGGTCCTGGACCTGTCGCGTAAGGAAGTATGCGACGCCATCATCAAAATGGTTTCCGATATTCTTTCGAGTGCCCCGATTACTTATGTAAAATGGGATATGAACCGGCATTTGACAGAAATAGGTTCGGCCAGTCTGCCGGCTGAAAAACAGAGGGAAACAGCCCACAGATATGTCTTGGGGCTTTACAGGATTATGGACGAGATTACCAGGGCCTTTCCACACATCTTATTTGAAAGTTGCTCCGGCGGAGGAGGAAGGTTTGATCCCGGCATCTTATATTATATGCCGCAGACGTGGACCAGCGATAATACTGATGCGGTATCCAGGCTGTATATCCAGTATGGTACCAGTATCGTTTACCCTGTTAGTACCATGGGTGCCCATGTTTCCGCTGTTCCCAACCATCAGGTGCACCGTAATACTTCTCTGGAGATGCGTGGAAATGTAGCGATGTCAGGAAATTTTGGTTATGAACTTGACCTTACAAAGTTAACCGAAGAAGAAAAAGGAATTGTGAAAAAACAGGTTGCTTACTATAAAGATATCAGACACCTTGTCCAGTTTGGTGAATTTTATCGTCTTATAAGTCCTTTTGAAGGAAATGAAGCGGCATGGATGTTTGTCTCGGAAGATCAAACGGAGGCTTTGGTTGCTTACTTTAATATACTGGCTCAACCAAATCCACCGATGAAAAAGTTACGGTTGAAAGGATTAAATCCTGTTATAAATTACAGGTTAATGGATACCGATAAAATTTATGGTGGAGATGAACTTATGTTTATTGGACTCAATATTCCTGAATTAAAAGGTGATTTTCAAAGTGTTGTATGGAGATTCAAAATTAGTGACTAA
- a CDS encoding ABC transporter substrate-binding protein, whose translation MRNHKKLAVLGALLVSGIMLTGCNGNVQLKHVEEAKKDSGVRISIYYPKGMTVEGVIEEITANFKNENPDIIVDFNASTTEYENIMKIKMASRDMPDVFGTHGWAVRRYGAFLADLSHEEWAPRVKDSIRPIVTDKNGKLYVLPMDEDRTGPIFNVEILEKYGIKVPATFDQLIAACEAIKEKSNGTIIPMYIDGGNPGGIGNFYDLYSTPLLISPENNYAQEILDGTFDWSKYDLLSEKLLELKNKGLINKDVLTARSSDAIAAFAAGKVAFAGVSNPTIIGEAKKINPDLKAGIMPIPAMVEGDEPTFVGGERTTFGVWKDSPNIEVAKKYVAFLARPENIRKVAEVNRVPAGLTGANEDLGELTPYYEKYRNLRIFPYFDRAYLPSGMWDVMCKNGQDLLAGAITPQQYSQNMKKEFDRLRAQNK comes from the coding sequence ATGAGAAATCATAAAAAGCTGGCAGTTTTAGGCGCCCTGCTTGTGTCTGGCATAATGCTTACCGGTTGTAATGGCAATGTACAATTAAAACATGTGGAAGAAGCCAAAAAAGATTCGGGAGTAAGAATCAGTATTTATTATCCAAAAGGGATGACTGTAGAAGGTGTTATAGAAGAAATTACCGCGAATTTTAAAAACGAGAATCCCGATATTATAGTAGATTTCAATGCAAGCACGACGGAATATGAAAATATCATGAAAATAAAAATGGCATCCCGCGATATGCCTGACGTATTTGGGACGCACGGATGGGCAGTCAGGCGTTACGGGGCATTTTTAGCCGACTTGAGCCACGAAGAATGGGCGCCGAGGGTTAAAGACTCCATTAGGCCCATTGTAACGGATAAAAACGGAAAATTGTATGTCTTGCCCATGGATGAGGATAGGACAGGCCCAATCTTCAACGTAGAAATTTTGGAAAAATACGGAATAAAAGTACCGGCTACGTTTGACCAATTGATTGCCGCTTGTGAAGCAATCAAAGAAAAAAGCAACGGGACAATTATTCCAATGTATATTGATGGAGGGAATCCCGGCGGGATTGGCAACTTTTATGATTTGTATTCGACTCCTCTTTTAATCAGCCCGGAAAATAATTATGCGCAGGAAATTCTGGATGGTACGTTTGACTGGTCTAAATATGACTTATTATCTGAAAAACTTTTGGAACTTAAAAACAAAGGACTAATTAATAAGGATGTGTTAACGGCGAGAAGTTCCGATGCAATCGCAGCATTTGCGGCAGGCAAAGTTGCATTTGCAGGTGTCAGCAATCCTACCATCATCGGTGAGGCAAAGAAAATCAATCCGGATCTGAAGGCCGGCATCATGCCCATTCCGGCTATGGTGGAAGGAGATGAGCCGACCTTTGTGGGAGGAGAGAGGACAACATTTGGAGTATGGAAAGATTCTCCCAATATAGAAGTTGCCAAAAAATATGTTGCTTTTCTGGCGCGGCCCGAGAATATCAGAAAAGTTGCCGAAGTTAACCGAGTTCCTGCCGGCCTTACGGGTGCAAATGAAGATCTAGGTGAATTAACCCCTTATTATGAGAAATATCGTAATTTACGTATTTTCCCGTATTTTGACCGTGCATATCTTCCCAGCGGCATGTGGGATGTTATGTGCAAAAACGGCCAGGATTTGCTCGCCGGTGCAATCACACCGCAACAATATTCTCAAAATATGAAAAAAGAATTTGACCGGTTGAGAGCGCAAAATAAATAG
- a CDS encoding carbohydrate ABC transporter permease: MQRNAKINIGIIHTVLIIFSVLMVTPFIWMVLTSIKSFGEATVIPPIIFPKVPVWQNYSKAVAILPFAAFYYNTIVMIGVRVLGVSLFSTMAAYAFARIRFPGKNLLFILVLMQLMVPGQIFIVPQYMLMAKLGWLNTVKALIAPGIVSAFGTFLLRQFFMGIPNDLEEAAVIDGCNHWRIYWNVMLPLAKSGLVALGIFTALFAWKDLMWPLIVNISMQKMTLASGLASLVGQYSTDYPVLMAGSVIAIWPMILVFVIFQKQFVQGIALTGTKA; encoded by the coding sequence GTGCAAAGAAACGCTAAAATCAATATAGGAATTATTCATACAGTTTTAATCATATTTTCGGTATTGATGGTTACACCCTTTATATGGATGGTGCTTACTTCTATTAAATCTTTTGGTGAAGCTACGGTTATTCCTCCAATAATTTTTCCTAAAGTACCCGTATGGCAAAATTATTCAAAAGCAGTGGCAATATTGCCTTTCGCTGCCTTCTACTACAATACCATTGTAATGATAGGGGTAAGGGTACTGGGAGTGTCCTTGTTTAGTACTATGGCGGCCTATGCTTTTGCCAGGATTCGGTTTCCCGGTAAAAATTTGCTTTTTATATTGGTTTTAATGCAGCTTATGGTACCGGGACAAATATTTATTGTTCCCCAATATATGTTAATGGCAAAGTTGGGCTGGCTAAACACCGTCAAGGCTTTAATCGCACCCGGTATTGTAAGTGCTTTCGGAACTTTTCTTTTAAGGCAGTTTTTTATGGGCATACCCAATGACCTGGAGGAGGCGGCGGTGATCGACGGATGCAACCACTGGCGAATTTACTGGAATGTAATGCTTCCCCTTGCCAAGTCTGGATTAGTTGCTCTTGGAATTTTTACTGCACTATTTGCATGGAAAGACCTTATGTGGCCTTTGATTGTCAATATTTCCATGCAAAAAATGACACTGGCTTCAGGATTGGCTTCCCTTGTGGGCCAGTACTCTACCGATTACCCGGTCCTCATGGCAGGTTCCGTTATTGCCATATGGCCAATGATTTTAGTGTTTGTTATTTTCCAGAAACAATTTGTGCAGGGAATTGCCTTGACAGGGACAAAAGCGTAA
- a CDS encoding carbohydrate ABC transporter permease produces the protein MVNQQINTSTAVIQQQKKSSAMMKKKLNDYAWAYFMVFPTMAGLIILNIWPIFQTIYLSFTKYGDFGRTKWIGMGNYVKLFHDTVFLKSMYNTFVYTIGVVPFGVFLSLVLAVLLNANIKGKTIYRTIYFLPVVSTPAAIAMVWKMLFITDYGLLNYVLSLVGINKIQWLTSPKFAIISVIIVGIWSMAGYYMVILLSGLQEIPKTFYEAADIDGAGPLYKFFRITIPLVSPTLFFVVVLSLTSSLQVFDTIFMMFEKKSPVLEDVQSMAYLFYKYGFQMNEKGYASAIVVVLLVIILLITAIQLKMQKKWVHYQ, from the coding sequence ATGGTAAATCAGCAAATCAATACAAGTACGGCAGTTATTCAACAACAGAAAAAAAGCAGTGCCATGATGAAAAAAAAGCTCAACGACTACGCCTGGGCTTATTTTATGGTTTTTCCCACAATGGCGGGACTTATTATCCTGAATATTTGGCCCATTTTCCAGACTATTTATCTCAGTTTCACCAAATATGGCGACTTTGGAAGGACGAAATGGATTGGAATGGGAAATTACGTAAAATTATTTCATGACACAGTTTTCCTCAAGTCAATGTACAACACATTCGTCTATACCATAGGTGTTGTGCCTTTTGGCGTATTTCTTTCTTTGGTGCTGGCAGTCTTGCTAAATGCCAATATAAAGGGAAAGACTATTTACAGGACTATTTACTTTCTTCCTGTGGTTTCTACACCGGCAGCCATTGCCATGGTTTGGAAAATGCTGTTTATTACCGACTACGGATTGTTAAATTACGTATTATCTCTTGTAGGAATAAATAAAATTCAGTGGCTGACAAGTCCTAAATTTGCAATTATTTCTGTTATTATTGTGGGTATTTGGAGCATGGCAGGCTATTATATGGTTATTTTGCTATCAGGACTTCAAGAAATACCAAAAACCTTCTATGAAGCAGCGGATATTGACGGAGCCGGACCTCTCTATAAATTTTTCAGGATTACCATTCCACTTGTATCGCCAACCCTGTTTTTTGTTGTAGTATTGTCCTTGACATCTTCACTGCAGGTATTTGATACCATTTTCATGATGTTTGAAAAGAAAAGTCCTGTGCTGGAAGACGTGCAATCCATGGCATACCTGTTTTACAAGTACGGATTTCAAATGAACGAAAAGGGTTATGCCTCAGCAATTGTAGTGGTGCTTCTTGTAATTATCTTGTTAATTACAGCGATACAGCTAAAGATGCAGAAGAAATGGGTCCATTACCAGTGA
- a CDS encoding ABC transporter substrate-binding protein, with the protein MRKKTKRIIAVLMCTLLIVMSLAGCGKSSSENAQDGQNQGAAETKNDSAQKDSGKVTTITYAIWDKNQEPGMRAMADKFEELNPGIKVKVEVTPWDQYWTKLEAAATGGALPDVFWMHVAQFKKYADAKMLMPLSDKIKSSSEVKLENFPEDLVKTYEYDGELLAIPKDFDTIGLWYNKTMFDNAKIPYPDETWDWDKLLEAAKKLTDPAKGIYGFAATQPDNNQEGFYNAVYQNGGEVISKDKKKSGYDKPETIEAIKWWTDLIHVHKVSPTLEQFADTGATDMFKSGKLAMIQMGSWMVTDMKNTEYVRKNCDVTVLPKGKQRATIYNGLGNAGAANTKNPEAVWKFLSFLATKEANLIQAQHGSAIPAFKGTQQPWIEFNKDFNLKIYVDQLEYGVIYPNSKTRPKWQEAENDILKKVWTKELSAEEGGKQLAQKMDEYLAEE; encoded by the coding sequence ATGAGGAAAAAAACCAAAAGAATAATTGCAGTATTGATGTGTACACTTTTAATTGTGATGAGTTTGGCAGGATGTGGTAAGAGCAGCAGTGAAAACGCTCAGGACGGGCAAAACCAGGGTGCTGCCGAAACAAAAAACGATTCTGCCCAAAAAGATTCAGGAAAAGTAACAACCATTACCTATGCAATATGGGATAAGAACCAGGAACCCGGCATGAGGGCAATGGCAGACAAATTTGAAGAACTGAACCCTGGTATCAAGGTAAAAGTTGAAGTTACCCCATGGGATCAGTACTGGACAAAGCTTGAGGCGGCAGCAACCGGTGGTGCACTGCCTGACGTATTCTGGATGCATGTCGCACAATTCAAGAAATATGCAGATGCTAAAATGCTGATGCCTCTCAGTGACAAAATAAAATCCAGCTCGGAAGTAAAACTGGAAAACTTCCCCGAAGACCTTGTTAAGACATACGAATACGATGGAGAGTTGTTGGCCATTCCAAAAGATTTCGACACCATCGGCCTCTGGTACAACAAAACAATGTTTGATAATGCCAAAATACCGTATCCGGATGAAACCTGGGATTGGGATAAGCTTTTGGAAGCGGCAAAGAAATTGACCGACCCTGCAAAAGGCATCTACGGATTTGCTGCAACACAGCCTGATAACAACCAGGAAGGCTTCTATAACGCAGTTTATCAGAACGGCGGAGAAGTTATCTCAAAGGATAAGAAAAAATCAGGATATGACAAGCCTGAAACCATAGAAGCAATCAAGTGGTGGACAGATTTAATTCATGTACACAAAGTATCTCCTACACTAGAGCAGTTTGCCGATACCGGAGCAACAGATATGTTCAAATCTGGTAAACTGGCTATGATCCAGATGGGCTCATGGATGGTAACCGACATGAAAAATACCGAATATGTAAGAAAAAATTGTGATGTAACCGTTCTTCCCAAAGGAAAACAGCGGGCAACCATATATAACGGTCTTGGAAATGCCGGTGCTGCAAATACCAAAAATCCGGAAGCAGTATGGAAATTCCTAAGTTTCTTGGCTACAAAGGAGGCAAACCTCATCCAAGCACAGCACGGGTCTGCTATTCCGGCATTTAAGGGCACCCAGCAGCCATGGATAGAGTTTAACAAAGACTTTAACTTGAAGATTTATGTTGACCAGCTTGAGTATGGTGTAATTTACCCCAACTCAAAGACTAGACCGAAGTGGCAGGAAGCAGAAAATGACATACTGAAAAAAGTTTGGACAAAGGAACTGTCTGCTGAAGAAGGCGGCAAACAGCTTGCTCAAAAGATGGACGAATATCTGGCAGAAGAGTAG
- a CDS encoding cache domain-containing sensor histidine kinase — translation MRFIYSLRFKLIVLFLLSIVIPVLTLSFAMPFYYQNLMERETKILTASTLTAMAQNISTYLDDLERLTIMPYLNDDILFAVKLKARGEYEHSDEYARLIADRALNSTLPNFLQNTRKDILGFILFTYDNSLFAAWKHDYTQIIKDYPVSGQEWYREAVKADGKVAFIGLHTSDYFSPPNVTEVFSVARLIKDPNTHEPLGVIMADADTSIFGKMVSRIKFNVNSIVSILDHNGRLLYSNQPLSADIRSQIQKNAPIIKGEQDSYTLVAKNIEPADWKIVVLLSYSEIASRVRWMYTIGVLFAIGGLFVTFLLFSGLSHGIITPFKKMIEVMKKVEQGNLKIQFQTRGNDEIAQLGNALNNMIFKLNELIDREYRAILNQRNAEYHALQAQIQPHFLYNTLNGFIGLNRLGDRKMLEKAILSLTGMLRYILEHDDWTSIAEEFLFLQRYCGLQKLRFDDRMKVNIQFDDKIGSYKIPKLLLQPIVENAIIHGIEPLDRTCLIDIWAGLEQKNDQSLLKISVKDDGAGFDKSSQYIKPNIGLSNVQERLKMAYQDAIFEIESQIGSGTHVVITIPEKEVKR, via the coding sequence ATGAGGTTTATTTATTCATTACGTTTTAAATTAATTGTTCTTTTTCTGCTGAGTATTGTGATACCTGTTTTAACGCTTTCCTTCGCCATGCCTTTTTATTATCAAAATTTAATGGAGAGGGAAACCAAAATACTGACAGCCAGTACGCTGACGGCAATGGCCCAAAACATCTCAACTTATCTGGATGATTTGGAAAGATTGACCATAATGCCTTATTTAAATGACGACATTTTATTTGCCGTCAAGTTGAAAGCCAGGGGGGAATATGAACACTCGGACGAGTATGCCCGGCTGATTGCTGACAGGGCTCTCAATAGTACTTTGCCTAATTTTTTGCAAAATACCAGAAAAGATATTTTAGGCTTTATTCTTTTCACCTATGATAATTCGTTGTTTGCTGCATGGAAACACGACTACACACAGATAATTAAAGATTATCCTGTTTCCGGGCAGGAATGGTATAGAGAAGCGGTGAAAGCAGACGGGAAGGTCGCATTTATCGGATTGCATACATCGGACTATTTTTCCCCGCCGAATGTAACTGAAGTTTTTTCGGTAGCACGCCTGATTAAAGACCCCAACACACACGAACCGCTGGGTGTAATCATGGCAGATGCAGATACTTCGATATTTGGAAAAATGGTGAGCAGGATTAAATTCAATGTAAATTCCATTGTGTCCATCCTGGACCACAATGGACGCTTATTATACTCTAATCAGCCTTTGTCAGCTGATATCCGGAGTCAGATACAAAAAAATGCTCCCATTATAAAAGGTGAACAGGACTCTTATACATTAGTTGCAAAAAACATTGAACCTGCTGATTGGAAAATCGTTGTCCTGCTCTCTTACTCCGAAATTGCATCACGGGTAAGATGGATGTATACCATTGGCGTTTTATTTGCAATAGGCGGTTTGTTTGTTACATTTTTACTATTCTCCGGGCTTTCACACGGGATCATTACTCCTTTTAAAAAAATGATAGAAGTGATGAAAAAGGTTGAACAGGGAAATTTAAAAATTCAATTCCAGACACGGGGGAATGATGAGATAGCACAATTAGGAAATGCATTAAATAACATGATATTTAAATTAAATGAACTCATTGACCGGGAGTACCGAGCCATACTCAACCAGCGCAATGCTGAATATCATGCACTGCAAGCCCAGATTCAGCCGCATTTTTTATATAATACCCTGAACGGATTTATTGGACTCAACCGGTTAGGCGACCGTAAAATGTTGGAAAAAGCGATTTTATCCTTAACAGGCATGCTTCGCTATATTCTAGAACATGATGATTGGACATCGATTGCGGAAGAATTTCTCTTTTTGCAAAGATATTGTGGACTTCAAAAACTTCGGTTTGACGACCGTATGAAAGTAAATATTCAATTTGATGATAAAATAGGAAGTTATAAAATTCCAAAGCTGCTTTTACAGCCAATTGTTGAAAATGCCATTATACATGGCATCGAACCGCTGGACCGAACATGCCTTATAGATATTTGGGCAGGATTAGAGCAAAAAAATGATCAATCCCTATTGAAAATTTCTGTAAAGGATGATGGAGCAGGCTTTGATAAAAGTTCTCAATATATCAAGCCCAATATAGGTCTTTCCAATGTCCAGGAGCGGTTAAAGATGGCATATCAAGATGCCATCTTTGAAATTGAAAGCCAAATAGGTTCGGGGACACACGTTGTGATTACAATTCCAGAAAAGGAAGTGAAAAGATGA
- a CDS encoding response regulator yields MKILIADDEKMVRISLKSMLMDMNLPLEIVGEAKNGEEFVNMLETFTPDIAFVDIKMPKLNGLEAIKIGKTVSPHTQWVILTGFSQFDYAQEAIRLGASNYLLKPVSPEELEETLKILIKQNKEYQITLNKKFERDIISLYYDIDFIQEKDAEHIILKSKLMGAVFCIDSSLNENCKAERQRKFFYALRSIIDSLLVNDIKIALFNLSNGDLATVCAWNFIQENECKQLINSYFEKVVHLVNQLNDSQFSITVLQTDEFSHYKSFYEQLYQIQKLAPLRVMLGIGIKWTIQDLILNEKDPAKLRLSTLLINLCEYYNENMYLHYGKVLKELKSLMLDFKCINNSKVKKAISGFLFCSMNCKLEINQDMNSWINTLDKYGEHLLVQNKTEKISQPDLVSQVISFIDQNYMYDIGIGPIAEKLNITPNYLSSLFHKKTGMKFIDYLTEVRILNAKKMLTDNPQMQVKQVAKEVGYYSTRHFTKVFVKFVGCYPSEYQKNFNNKRAE; encoded by the coding sequence ATGAAAATATTGATAGCTGACGATGAAAAAATGGTCAGGATAAGTCTTAAAAGCATGTTGATGGATATGAATTTACCATTGGAAATTGTCGGTGAGGCAAAAAATGGGGAAGAATTTGTGAATATGTTAGAAACATTTACTCCTGATATCGCTTTTGTGGATATAAAAATGCCTAAGCTCAATGGGTTAGAGGCAATCAAAATTGGGAAAACCGTTTCACCCCATACCCAGTGGGTTATTCTTACAGGATTTTCACAGTTTGATTATGCTCAGGAAGCCATTAGACTTGGTGCCTCCAACTATTTGCTAAAACCGGTAAGCCCTGAAGAATTGGAAGAAACACTTAAAATATTAATAAAACAAAATAAAGAATATCAGATAACCTTGAATAAAAAATTTGAGAGAGATATTATCTCTTTGTACTACGATATAGATTTTATACAGGAAAAAGATGCTGAACATATTATTTTAAAATCAAAACTTATGGGAGCGGTTTTTTGCATAGACAGTTCCTTAAATGAGAATTGCAAAGCAGAACGCCAGCGGAAATTTTTTTACGCGCTGCGTTCAATTATCGACAGTTTATTGGTTAATGATATAAAAATTGCATTATTTAATCTATCCAACGGAGATCTGGCTACAGTTTGTGCCTGGAATTTCATACAAGAAAATGAATGTAAGCAGCTGATTAACAGTTATTTTGAAAAAGTTGTGCACCTTGTTAATCAATTAAACGATTCTCAATTTTCCATAACAGTTTTACAAACCGATGAGTTTTCTCATTATAAATCATTCTATGAACAACTTTATCAAATTCAAAAACTAGCTCCTCTTCGGGTAATGCTGGGAATAGGGATAAAATGGACGATACAGGACCTTATTCTAAACGAAAAGGATCCGGCCAAACTTAGGCTTAGTACCTTACTCATTAATTTATGCGAGTATTATAATGAAAACATGTACCTGCATTATGGAAAAGTTTTAAAAGAGTTGAAATCACTGATGTTAGATTTTAAATGCATCAATAATTCAAAAGTCAAAAAAGCTATATCCGGATTTTTATTTTGTTCAATGAATTGTAAGCTTGAAATAAACCAAGATATGAATTCATGGATTAACACGCTGGATAAGTATGGAGAACACTTACTGGTTCAAAATAAAACAGAAAAAATAAGCCAACCGGACCTGGTAAGCCAGGTTATTTCCTTTATAGACCAGAACTATATGTATGATATTGGCATCGGTCCTATTGCAGAAAAATTAAATATTACGCCAAACTACTTAAGCAGCTTGTTCCATAAAAAAACCGGTATGAAATTTATAGATTACTTAACAGAAGTCCGTATATTAAATGCAAAAAAAATGCTTACAGACAATCCTCAAATGCAGGTAAAACAAGTTGCAAAGGAAGTTGGATATTATAGCACTCGTCATTTCACAAAAGTATTTGTAAAATTTGTTGGCTGCTATCCTTCTGAGTACCAAAAAAATTTTAACAACAAGAGAGCTGAATAA